A window from Cellulomonas sp. C5510 encodes these proteins:
- a CDS encoding methylenetetrahydrofolate reductase — MSGTPAPAPVPPAGDDVVSDGLGAVDRPTVSFELFPPRNPDAAPRLWETVRHLAGARPDFVSVTYGASGSTRQTTRALVRRLLRETSLTPIAHLTCVATSRDELERTVEEFLDEGVRAFLALRGDPPADGSWAPHPDGLPTASALVALLREVEARRCASSPAQAVRAATRPLSVAVAAFPRGNAGSGSTREQDVAALLAKQQAGADFAITQVFYDAESYAELVALARDAGVTIPVVPGIIPTTDPARLRRVQQLTGVAVPASVLEVLDAFDPDDPAEVARRHRAGTRLGVDLVARVLDGGAPGVHLYTFNQHGPALDLLEGAGLGGDAPRAHSRVATGAPSTPTPVPTT; from the coding sequence ATGAGCGGCACCCCTGCACCCGCACCCGTCCCGCCGGCCGGCGACGACGTCGTGTCCGACGGCCTGGGTGCCGTCGACCGGCCCACGGTGTCGTTCGAGCTGTTCCCGCCGCGGAACCCCGACGCCGCCCCGCGGCTGTGGGAGACCGTCCGCCACCTCGCCGGCGCGCGGCCCGACTTCGTGTCGGTGACCTACGGGGCGTCGGGCAGCACCCGGCAGACCACGCGCGCGCTGGTGCGGCGCCTGCTCCGCGAGACGTCCCTGACCCCGATCGCGCACCTGACCTGCGTCGCGACGTCCCGCGACGAGCTGGAGCGGACGGTCGAGGAGTTCCTCGACGAGGGCGTGCGCGCGTTCCTGGCCCTGCGCGGCGACCCGCCCGCCGACGGGTCGTGGGCGCCGCACCCCGACGGGCTGCCGACCGCGAGCGCCCTGGTGGCGCTGCTGCGGGAGGTCGAGGCGCGGCGGTGCGCGTCCAGCCCGGCGCAGGCGGTCCGTGCCGCGACCCGGCCGCTGTCCGTCGCGGTCGCGGCGTTCCCGCGCGGCAACGCCGGGTCCGGAAGCACCCGCGAGCAGGACGTCGCGGCGCTGCTCGCCAAGCAGCAGGCCGGCGCGGACTTCGCGATCACCCAGGTGTTCTACGACGCCGAGTCGTACGCGGAGCTGGTCGCCCTGGCGCGGGACGCCGGCGTCACGATCCCGGTGGTCCCGGGGATCATCCCCACGACCGACCCCGCCCGGCTGCGGCGCGTGCAGCAGCTCACCGGCGTGGCCGTGCCCGCGTCCGTCCTCGAGGTGCTCGACGCCTTCGACCCGGACGACCCCGCGGAGGTCGCCCGGCGGCACCGGGCGGGCACGCGCCTCGGCGTGGACCTGGTCGCCCGGGTGCTCGACGGCGGCGCGCCCGGCGTCCACCTCTACACGTTCAACCAGCACGGCCCGGCGCTCGACCTGCTCGAGGGCGCGGGCCTGGGCGGCGACGCACCCCGGGCGCACAGCCGGGTCGCGACCGGCGCGCCCTCGACCCCGACCCCCGTCCCGACCACCTGA